One segment of Hippopotamus amphibius kiboko isolate mHipAmp2 chromosome 2, mHipAmp2.hap2, whole genome shotgun sequence DNA contains the following:
- the LOC130845594 gene encoding interferon beta-2-like yields MTNRYILQIALLLCVSTTALSTSYSLLGDQQKRSNLACQNLLLQLPGAPQDCLEDRMSFEVPEEIKEPQKFQKEDAILVMYEMLQQILGIFRRNVSRTGWTEPIIENLLAELCGQRDRLEPILEEIMEKENFPGGDMTVLHLKKYYLHIVQYLKSKEYSSCAWTQVRVEILKNFSFLNSLTAHLQN; encoded by the coding sequence atgaccaacaggtacatccTCCAAATCGCTCTCCTGCTGTGTGTCTCCACCACAGCTCTTTCCACGAGCTACAGCTTGCTTGGAGACCAACAAAAGCGCAGCAATTTGGCCTGTCAGAACCTCCTGCTGCAGCTACCTGGAGCTCCTCAAGATTGCCTCGAGGACAGGATGAGCTTCGAGGTCCCTGAGGAGATTAAGGAACCACAGAAGTTCCAGAAGGAAGACGCCATATTGGTCATGTATGAGATGCTCCAGCAGATCTTAGGGATTTTCAGAAGAAATGTCTCGCGCACCGGCTGGACTGAGCCCATCATTGAGAACCTCCTTGCGGAACTCTGTGGGCAGAGAGATCGTCTGGAGCCAATCCTGGAGGAAATCATGGAGAAGGAAAACTTCCCCGGGGGAGACATGACCGTTCTTCACCTGAAGAAGTACTACTTGCATATCGTGCAGTACCTGAAGTCCAAGGAGTACAGCAGCTGTGCCTGGACTCAAGTGCGAGTGGAGAtcctcaagaacttttccttcctTAACAGCCTTACAGCCCACCTCCAGAACTGA
- the LOC130845593 gene encoding interferon beta-2-like has product MTNRYILQIALLLCVSTTALSTSYSLLGDQQKRSNLACQNLLLQLPGAPQDCLEDRMNFEVPEEIKEPQKFRKEDAILVIYEMLQQILGIFRRNVSRTGWTEPIIKNLLEELCGQRDRLEPILEEIMEKENFTRGYMTVLYLKKYYLQIVQYLKSKEYSSCAWTQVRVEILKNFSFINSLTGHLQN; this is encoded by the coding sequence atgaccaacaggtacatccTCCAAATCGCTCTCCTGCTGTGTGTCTCCACCACAGCTCTTTCCACGAGCTACAGCTTGCTTGGAGACCAACAAAAGCGCAGCAATTTGGCCTGTCAGAACCTCCTGCTGCAGCTACCTGGAGCTCCTCAAGATTGCCTCGAGGACAGGATGAACTTCGAGGTCCCTGAGGAGATTAAGGAACCACAGAAGTTCCGGAAGGAAGACGCCATATTGGTCATCTATGAGATGCTCCAGCAGATCTTAGGGATTTTCAGAAGAAATGTCTCGCGCACTGGCTGGACTGAGCCCATTATTAAGAACCTCCTTGAGGAACTCTGTGGGCAGAGAGATCGTCTGGAACCAATCCTGGAGGAAATCATGGAGAAGGAAAACTTCACCAGGGGATACATGACTGTTCTTTACCTGAAGAAGTACTACTTGCAGATCGTGCAGTACTTGAAGTCCAAGGAGTACAGCAGCTGTGCCTGGACTCAAGTGCGAGTGGAGAtcctcaagaacttttccttcatTAACAGCCTTACAGGCCACCTCCAGAACTGA